In Streptomyces sp. NBC_00483, a single window of DNA contains:
- a CDS encoding FABP family protein has product MFDPAPAPSYPYEEIPEPHPLLAPVLGLLGSWHGRGRGEYPTLDGDFTYAQEVTFSHDGRPFLRYEARAWLIDADDAPVRPAARESGWWRIQPEGRVEALITQPTGIAEIMVGTAADGTVELATHTVGLTPTAKHVDATGRRYALTDDDTLTFTHDLAAVGQPLQHHLSAQLRRK; this is encoded by the coding sequence GTGTTCGACCCCGCGCCCGCGCCTTCGTACCCGTACGAGGAGATCCCCGAGCCGCACCCGCTGCTCGCGCCCGTCCTCGGCCTCCTCGGCAGCTGGCACGGCCGGGGGCGGGGCGAATACCCCACCCTGGACGGCGACTTCACGTACGCGCAGGAGGTCACGTTCAGCCACGACGGCAGGCCGTTTCTGCGGTACGAGGCGCGGGCCTGGCTGATCGACGCCGATGACGCGCCCGTGCGGCCCGCGGCGCGGGAGAGCGGCTGGTGGCGGATTCAGCCCGAGGGGCGCGTCGAGGCGCTGATCACGCAACCCACCGGGATCGCGGAGATCATGGTCGGCACCGCCGCCGACGGCACGGTCGAGCTCGCCACGCACACCGTGGGCCTCACCCCGACCGCCAAGCACGTCGACGCGACGGGGCGCCGCTACGCGCTCACCGACGACGACACCCTCACGTTCACCCACGACCTCGCGGCCGTCGGCCAACCCCTCCAGCACCATCTTTCGGCCCAGCTGCGCCGGAAGTAG
- a CDS encoding PadR family transcriptional regulator → MPTSPLPPTAWAVLGLLSFPPGERTGYELKKWADASLRFFYGSPAFSQIYAELRRLERLGYATSRRSGPEEPRTKRTYAITRAGRDALAAWAADDRDPAAVSLRHPVLLRVWLGHLAAPGRLRTLVEEHVARVEGELKEVRDAAARAEGVEAWAHPQIALRWSERHLAAEVELAQGMLADLDALPAAPEVNAAGDAPTTG, encoded by the coding sequence ATGCCGACCTCTCCGCTGCCACCGACCGCCTGGGCCGTGCTCGGACTGCTGTCCTTCCCGCCCGGCGAGCGGACCGGGTACGAGCTGAAGAAGTGGGCGGACGCGTCGCTGCGCTTCTTCTACGGCTCCCCCGCCTTCAGCCAGATCTACGCCGAGCTGCGCAGGCTGGAGCGGCTCGGCTACGCCACGTCCAGGCGCTCGGGCCCGGAGGAGCCGCGCACCAAGCGCACGTACGCCATCACGCGCGCGGGCAGGGACGCGCTCGCCGCGTGGGCGGCCGACGACCGGGACCCGGCCGCCGTGTCGCTGCGGCACCCGGTGCTGCTGCGCGTATGGCTGGGGCATCTCGCCGCCCCGGGACGGCTGCGCACGCTCGTCGAGGAGCATGTGGCGCGCGTCGAGGGCGAGTTGAAGGAGGTGCGGGACGCGGCCGCGCGGGCGGAGGGCGTGGAGGCGTGGGCGCACCCGCAGATCGCGCTGCGCTGGAGCGAGCGGCACCTCGCGGCCGAAGTCGAGCTCGCCCAAGGCATGTTGGCGGACCTGGACGCGCTGCCCGCCGCCCCCGAAGTCAACGCCGCCGGAGACGCGCCCACCACCGGGTGA
- a CDS encoding glycerophosphodiester phosphodiesterase, translated as MNFLTIGHRGAMGLEPENTLRSFVAAERGGLDIIELDLHLSKDGALVVMHDADVDRTTDGHGPIAEKTLAEIRGLDAGRGERVPVFEEVLDAVGTPLQAEIKDTAAARALADVMLRRDLVHRVEVISFHDEAIAEIARLVPGVRTALVASRYGTGVVERAVTAGATTLVLNIRRLTQEIVEHARKADLRIIGWVVNTQDDLRLVRALGLDGATTDYPEIKRTGRFTA; from the coding sequence TTGAACTTCCTCACCATCGGGCATCGCGGAGCCATGGGTCTCGAACCCGAGAACACCCTGAGGTCCTTCGTCGCCGCCGAGCGCGGGGGACTCGACATAATCGAACTCGACCTGCACCTGAGCAAGGACGGCGCGCTCGTCGTCATGCACGACGCCGACGTCGACCGGACCACGGACGGCCACGGGCCGATCGCCGAGAAGACCCTCGCCGAGATCCGCGGCCTCGACGCCGGGCGCGGCGAGCGCGTGCCGGTCTTCGAGGAGGTGCTCGACGCGGTCGGTACCCCGTTGCAGGCGGAGATCAAGGACACGGCGGCGGCGCGGGCGCTCGCCGATGTGATGCTGCGCCGCGATCTGGTGCACCGGGTCGAGGTGATCTCGTTCCACGACGAGGCGATCGCCGAGATCGCCCGGCTCGTGCCGGGCGTGCGCACGGCGCTCGTCGCCAGCCGCTACGGCACCGGAGTCGTCGAGCGGGCCGTCACGGCGGGGGCCACGACGCTGGTGCTCAACATCCGGCGGCTCACGCAGGAGATCGTCGAGCACGCCCGCAAGGCCGACCTGCGGATCATCGGCTGGGTCGTGAACACCCAGGACGATCTGCGGCTCGTGCGGGCGCTCGGCCTCGACGGCGCGACCACGGACTATCCGGAGATCAAGCGCACGGGCCGCTTTACCGCGTGA
- a CDS encoding GNAT family N-acetyltransferase — translation MTTVDLVFRDARPEDVDVLVALIESAYRGDSSRTGWTTEADILEGQRTDPQGVLDVIEDPDSRLLTVERDGAVVACCQLEHRGEHAYFGMFAVSPAQQGAGLGKTIITEAERRAAETWGVSEMHMTVIDAREELIAWYERRGYRRTGRFSPFPYGDERFGIPQRDDLKFELLVKPLA, via the coding sequence ATGACCACCGTCGACCTCGTCTTCCGTGACGCCCGGCCCGAGGACGTCGACGTGCTCGTCGCCCTCATCGAGTCGGCCTACCGAGGCGACTCCAGCCGGACCGGGTGGACCACGGAGGCGGACATCCTTGAGGGGCAGCGGACCGACCCGCAGGGCGTCCTCGATGTCATCGAGGACCCCGACAGCCGGCTGCTCACGGTGGAGCGGGACGGCGCGGTCGTCGCCTGCTGCCAGCTGGAGCACCGCGGGGAGCACGCCTACTTCGGCATGTTCGCGGTCAGCCCCGCCCAGCAGGGCGCGGGCCTCGGCAAGACGATCATCACGGAGGCCGAGCGCAGGGCGGCCGAGACGTGGGGCGTCAGCGAGATGCACATGACGGTGATCGACGCCCGCGAGGAGCTCATCGCCTGGTACGAGCGCCGCGGCTACCGCCGTACGGGACGGTTCAGCCCCTTCCCGTACGGCGACGAGCGCTTCGGTATCCCGCAGCGCGACGACCTCAAGTTCGAACTGCTCGTCAAGCCGCTCGCGTAG
- a CDS encoding VOC family protein translates to MVHVLSSRVLIRPTDPERSRAFYGEALGLAVYREFGTGPERGTVYFLGGGFLEVAGRSAEPPVPSLKLWMQVADVHAAHEELAGQGVTVVREPVKEPWGLIEMWITDPDGHEIVLVEVPQEHPIRYRPGI, encoded by the coding sequence ATGGTTCATGTACTGAGCAGCAGGGTTCTGATCCGGCCGACCGATCCCGAGCGGTCGCGGGCGTTCTACGGGGAGGCGCTGGGCCTCGCGGTGTACCGGGAGTTCGGCACCGGGCCCGAGCGGGGCACCGTGTATTTCCTGGGCGGCGGATTCCTGGAGGTGGCGGGCCGCTCCGCGGAGCCTCCGGTGCCGAGCCTCAAGCTGTGGATGCAGGTGGCCGACGTGCACGCGGCGCACGAGGAGCTGGCCGGGCAGGGCGTCACGGTGGTCCGGGAGCCGGTCAAGGAGCCGTGGGGCCTCATCGAAATGTGGATCACGGATCCGGACGGCCACGAGATCGTCCTCGTCGAGGTGCCGCAGGAGCACCCGATCCGGTACCGGCCGGGGATCTGA
- a CDS encoding NAD(P)/FAD-dependent oxidoreductase, producing the protein MTTPRNTSASRTSSVPRILIIGAGFAGMECAHKLEKELKPGEAVLRLISPTAHQLYLPLLPHVASGVLTPQSVAVPLRRMLRRTQIVPGGAIGVDPQAKAVVVRKINGEVSVEHYDYLVLTPGSVTRQFDIPGLDKYAVGVKTLAEAAWIRDHVITQLDLAAASSDPAEREARLQFVVVGGGYAGTETAAYLQRLTTAAVKRYPGLDPALIKWHLVDVAPKLMPELGDRLGDKAMDILERRGLHVSLGVSVASVTEDTVTLTDGRELPCHTLIWTAGVAPSPLVATLGSETNRGRLVVSPELTVPGLDGVFALGDAAAVPDLVKGGDAMCPPTAQHAMRQGWAAARNILASVRGNPLVPYRHKDLGLVVDLGGIQAVSKPLGIQLTGLPAQVVARGYHIGALRTLTARFRTAANWALNAVAGDDFVRTGFQRHRPATLRDFEMTDAYLSAEELQEVIAARVDGRSMSPEKPELPIT; encoded by the coding sequence ATGACCACTCCGCGGAACACCAGCGCTTCCCGTACGTCGTCCGTCCCCCGGATCCTGATCATCGGCGCGGGATTCGCCGGGATGGAGTGCGCGCACAAGCTGGAGAAGGAGCTCAAGCCCGGCGAGGCGGTGCTGCGGCTCATCAGCCCCACCGCGCACCAGCTGTACCTGCCACTGCTTCCGCACGTGGCCTCCGGCGTGCTCACCCCGCAGTCCGTGGCGGTGCCGCTGCGCAGGATGCTGCGGCGCACCCAGATCGTGCCGGGCGGCGCGATCGGCGTGGACCCGCAGGCGAAGGCCGTCGTCGTACGGAAGATAAACGGCGAGGTCAGCGTCGAGCACTACGACTACCTGGTGCTCACGCCGGGCAGCGTGACGCGCCAGTTCGACATCCCGGGTCTGGACAAGTACGCGGTGGGCGTGAAGACGCTCGCCGAGGCGGCCTGGATCCGCGACCACGTGATCACGCAGCTGGACCTGGCGGCGGCCAGCTCCGACCCCGCCGAGCGCGAGGCGCGGCTGCAGTTCGTGGTGGTCGGCGGCGGCTACGCGGGGACGGAGACGGCCGCGTATCTGCAGCGGCTCACGACCGCCGCGGTCAAGCGCTATCCCGGGCTCGACCCGGCGCTCATCAAGTGGCACCTGGTCGATGTGGCGCCCAAGCTCATGCCGGAGCTGGGCGATCGGCTCGGCGACAAGGCGATGGACATCCTTGAGCGGCGTGGGCTGCACGTCTCGCTCGGGGTGTCGGTGGCGAGCGTCACCGAGGACACGGTGACGCTCACGGACGGGCGCGAGCTGCCCTGCCACACGCTGATCTGGACGGCCGGCGTCGCGCCCAGCCCGCTCGTGGCGACCCTCGGTTCGGAGACCAACCGCGGCCGGCTCGTGGTGTCGCCCGAGCTGACCGTGCCCGGGCTCGACGGGGTGTTCGCGCTCGGCGACGCGGCAGCCGTCCCGGACCTCGTCAAGGGCGGCGACGCGATGTGCCCGCCGACCGCGCAGCACGCGATGCGGCAGGGCTGGGCGGCGGCCCGCAACATCCTCGCCTCGGTGCGCGGCAACCCGCTGGTGCCCTACCGCCACAAGGACCTCGGTCTCGTCGTCGACCTGGGCGGCATCCAGGCCGTGTCGAAGCCGCTGGGCATCCAGCTGACCGGGCTCCCGGCCCAGGTCGTGGCGCGCGGCTACCACATCGGCGCGCTGCGCACCCTGACGGCCCGGTTCCGCACGGCGGCCAACTGGGCCCTCAATGCGGTCGCCGGCGACGACTTCGTCCGCACCGGCTTCCAGCGGCACCGTCCCGCGACGCTCAGGGACTTCGAGATGACCGACGCGTACCTCTCCGCCGAGGAGCTGCAAGAGGTGATCGCGGCGCGGGTCGACGGCCGCTCCATGTCCCCCGAGAAGCCGGAGCTTCCGATCACCTGA